One segment of Synechococcus sp. A15-24 DNA contains the following:
- the pdeM gene encoding ligase-associated DNA damage response endonuclease PdeM, with protein MKGQEWVWRCESLRFLEERALWREHGRQLMVADLHLGKAEVFQAHGIPLPTDGDRGTLNPLLQLCHAWAPEQLIVLGDLIHAREGLTPELRETLRSLPDLCGCEVLLIGGNHDRHCWIEGLPQLPSQCVGQLWLSHAPETPPAADQLNVCGHLHPMTRLRSRADRLRLPCFAFDPEGPRLVIPAFGQLTGGHDCGERYQQWLVADGAILPWFEPLRNNQGRRSA; from the coding sequence ATGAAGGGGCAGGAGTGGGTTTGGAGATGTGAGTCCCTGCGGTTTCTGGAGGAGCGTGCTCTCTGGCGGGAGCACGGTCGCCAGTTGATGGTGGCGGATCTGCACCTGGGCAAGGCCGAGGTGTTCCAGGCCCATGGCATCCCCTTGCCGACGGACGGCGACCGCGGAACGTTGAATCCGTTGCTTCAGCTCTGTCATGCCTGGGCTCCTGAACAGCTCATCGTTCTCGGTGATCTGATTCATGCCCGTGAGGGGCTGACGCCCGAGCTCCGAGAGACCCTGCGTTCGCTGCCGGATCTCTGCGGTTGTGAGGTGCTGCTGATCGGCGGCAACCACGACCGCCACTGCTGGATCGAAGGCTTGCCGCAGCTCCCCTCCCAGTGCGTCGGCCAACTTTGGTTAAGCCATGCTCCAGAAACTCCCCCCGCTGCGGATCAGCTCAACGTGTGCGGGCATTTGCATCCCATGACCCGCCTGCGCAGCCGGGCCGATCGCCTGCGTCTCCCCTGCTTTGCCTTTGATCCCGAAGGACCCCGCCTGGTGATTCCAGCCTTCGGGCAGTTGACGGGAGGCCATGACTGCGGCGAGCGTTACCAGCAATGGCTAGTGGCCGACGGAGCCATCCTTCCTTGGTTCGAACCACTCCGCAACAACCAGGGGCGACGGTCCGCATGA
- a CDS encoding L,D-transpeptidase: MTKMDPQPVYHKKGKVIAPGPNNPVGVRYVAYVQIGTGEYAIHGTAWPNWVKLRAAVRLGCIRMLNNDVIQVYNRIKVGTPVVVTKN; this comes from the coding sequence GTGACCAAAATGGACCCTCAGCCGGTGTATCACAAGAAGGGGAAAGTTATTGCCCCTGGCCCCAACAACCCCGTTGGCGTGCGCTATGTGGCTTATGTGCAGATTGGAACCGGTGAATACGCCATCCACGGCACGGCATGGCCCAACTGGGTGAAACTGCGTGCTGCCGTCAGGCTCGGCTGCATCCGGATGCTCAACAACGATGTGATCCAGGTGTACAACCGCATCAAGGTGGGTACCCCGGTCGTCGTCACCAAAAACTGA
- a CDS encoding CBS domain-containing protein, whose protein sequence is MVLQLTVADVMTQPVLSVTPDTPLQQAVQLISDHHISGLPVVDDTGVLIGELSEQDLMVRESGVDAGPYVMLLDSVIYLRNPLNWDKQVHQVLGTTVKDLMRKDTHTCSMELGLPKAASQLHERGTQRLFVLDGEGKPAGVITRGDVVRALASHQES, encoded by the coding sequence ATGGTCCTGCAGCTGACGGTGGCTGATGTGATGACCCAGCCCGTGTTGAGCGTCACCCCCGACACCCCTCTGCAGCAGGCCGTACAACTGATCAGTGATCACCACATCAGCGGACTGCCGGTCGTGGATGACACCGGTGTCCTGATAGGAGAGCTGAGTGAGCAGGATCTGATGGTGCGCGAGAGCGGGGTGGATGCCGGCCCTTACGTGATGCTGCTGGACAGCGTGATCTACCTGCGCAATCCGCTCAACTGGGACAAGCAGGTGCACCAGGTGCTCGGCACCACGGTGAAGGACCTGATGCGGAAGGACACCCACACCTGCAGCATGGAGCTTGGCTTGCCCAAGGCAGCCTCACAGCTGCATGAACGGGGCACACAACGGTTGTTTGTGCTCGATGGTGAGGGGAAGCCGGCAGGTGTGATCACCAGGGGAGACGTGGTGCGGGCCCTCGCCTCCCACCAGGAGAGCTGA
- a CDS encoding CDP-alcohol phosphatidyltransferase family protein, whose protein sequence is MSLPLRSLANGLTIARAVAGLPLIMALQADAAALAWWLLLMAGLSDAADGWLARRAGGGSSWGARLDPLTDKVLIAAPLLWLAAAGTLPLWAVWLLLARELLISGWRSQAGDGGPASLAGKAKTVLQFLALLLMLWPPSWSGHQQLVVAGWWLFWPSLLLAVSSAVAYIRPLSGPHQR, encoded by the coding sequence TTGTCGTTGCCCCTGCGCTCCCTGGCCAATGGCCTCACCATCGCCCGCGCGGTCGCCGGTTTACCGTTAATCATGGCGCTGCAGGCAGACGCGGCTGCCCTGGCCTGGTGGTTGCTGCTGATGGCAGGCCTCAGCGATGCCGCCGATGGCTGGCTGGCCCGTCGAGCCGGCGGCGGCAGCAGCTGGGGGGCACGGCTGGATCCACTCACGGACAAAGTGCTGATTGCAGCCCCTCTTCTCTGGCTAGCCGCCGCCGGAACCCTGCCGCTCTGGGCTGTCTGGCTGTTGCTGGCCCGGGAACTGCTGATTTCCGGCTGGCGCTCCCAGGCGGGAGATGGGGGGCCGGCATCGCTGGCGGGGAAAGCCAAGACCGTGCTGCAGTTCCTGGCGCTGCTGCTGATGCTCTGGCCCCCTTCCTGGAGCGGGCATCAGCAGCTGGTGGTTGCCGGTTGGTGGTTGTTCTGGCCGTCGCTGCTGCTGGCGGTCAGTTCAGCCGTCGCTTACATCAGGCCCCTATCAGGGCCGCATCAGCGCTGA
- a CDS encoding NAD-dependent epimerase/dehydratase family protein produces the protein MKILVMGGTRFVGKPLVARLQAQGHALTLFTRGRNAVPEGVEHLSGDRSSSEGLSPLEGRQFDVIVDSSGRKLEDSRRVVEITGAPRHRFVYVSSAGVYAGSELWPLDETAATDPNSRHAGKADTETWLRSEGIPFTSFRPTYIYGPGNYNPVERWFFDRITHDRPVPLPGDGSTITQLGHVNDLAEAMARCIDVEAAANRIYNCSGKQGITFRGLIRAAAVACSKDPDAVELRPFDPSGLDPKARQAFPLRLNHFLTDITRVERELAWQPRFDLAKGLADSFQNDYAKTPTTEPDFSADAALIGA, from the coding sequence GTGAAGATCCTGGTGATGGGGGGGACCCGTTTCGTCGGCAAGCCCTTGGTGGCCAGGCTTCAAGCCCAGGGGCATGCCCTCACCCTGTTCACACGGGGCCGCAACGCCGTGCCTGAAGGCGTTGAGCACCTCAGCGGCGACCGCAGCAGCAGCGAAGGACTGAGCCCGCTGGAAGGACGACAGTTCGATGTGATCGTCGATAGCTCCGGCCGCAAGCTGGAGGACAGCCGGCGGGTGGTGGAGATCACAGGAGCCCCACGCCATCGGTTCGTTTACGTGAGTTCCGCCGGGGTCTACGCCGGGTCTGAGCTGTGGCCCCTGGACGAAACCGCCGCCACCGACCCGAACAGCCGCCACGCCGGCAAGGCTGACACCGAGACCTGGTTGCGCTCCGAAGGCATTCCCTTCACCAGCTTCCGCCCCACTTACATCTACGGACCCGGCAACTACAACCCCGTTGAACGCTGGTTCTTTGATCGGATCACCCACGACCGTCCGGTGCCACTGCCTGGCGACGGCAGCACGATCACCCAGCTCGGCCACGTGAATGATCTGGCCGAAGCGATGGCGCGCTGCATCGATGTTGAGGCTGCCGCAAACCGCATCTACAACTGCTCCGGCAAACAGGGCATCACCTTCCGCGGCTTGATCCGGGCAGCGGCGGTTGCCTGCAGCAAAGATCCGGATGCGGTGGAGCTGCGCCCCTTCGATCCATCCGGCCTGGACCCCAAAGCCCGCCAGGCCTTCCCCCTGCGGCTCAACCATTTCCTAACCGACATCACGCGGGTTGAGCGGGAACTGGCCTGGCAACCCCGGTTTGATCTGGCCAAGGGTCTGGCGGACAGCTTCCAGAACGACTACGCCAAAACTCCGACAACGGAGCCCGATTTCAGCGCTGATGCGGCCCTGATAGGGGCCTGA
- the hisA gene encoding 1-(5-phosphoribosyl)-5-[(5-phosphoribosylamino)methylideneamino]imidazole-4-carboxamide isomerase — MEILPAIDLLDGACVRLHQGDYEQVTRFSDDPVAQALSWQQQGATQLHLVDLDGAKRGEPVNDAAVQAITSALDIPVQLGGGVRSLERAEQLLACGLDRVILGTVAIEQPDLVRSLAELYPGRIVVGIDAKDGRVATRGWIEQSDVLATDLARTFSSAGIAAIITTDIATDGTLAGPNLEALRAMAASSSVPVIASGGIGCMADLLSLLPLEPLGVSGVIVGRALYDGRVDLAEAVRALAEPRLQDITAVAADLA, encoded by the coding sequence ATGGAGATCCTTCCCGCTATTGATCTGCTGGACGGAGCCTGCGTGCGCCTGCACCAGGGGGATTACGAGCAGGTCACCCGTTTCAGCGATGACCCGGTCGCTCAGGCCCTCAGTTGGCAGCAGCAGGGCGCAACCCAGCTGCACCTGGTGGATCTCGATGGTGCCAAGCGGGGAGAACCGGTGAATGATGCCGCCGTCCAGGCGATCACATCAGCCCTGGACATCCCGGTGCAGCTCGGTGGCGGCGTCCGCTCCCTGGAACGGGCCGAGCAGTTGCTCGCCTGCGGTCTTGATCGCGTGATCCTCGGCACCGTGGCGATCGAGCAGCCCGACCTGGTTCGATCCCTCGCCGAGCTGTATCCCGGTCGGATCGTGGTGGGAATCGATGCCAAGGACGGGCGGGTGGCCACCCGCGGCTGGATTGAGCAGAGCGATGTCCTGGCGACGGACCTGGCCAGAACCTTCAGCAGCGCCGGGATTGCCGCGATCATCACCACCGATATCGCCACCGATGGCACCCTGGCCGGGCCGAACCTCGAGGCTCTCAGGGCCATGGCGGCAAGCAGCAGCGTTCCGGTGATCGCCTCCGGTGGCATTGGCTGCATGGCGGATCTGCTGTCTCTCCTGCCCCTGGAACCACTCGGTGTGAGTGGTGTGATCGTCGGTCGTGCCCTGTACGACGGTCGTGTCGATCTGGCGGAAGCGGTGCGGGCGCTGGCGGAGCCGAGGCTGCAGGACATCACAGCGGTTGCAGCGGACCTGGCTTGA
- a CDS encoding Fur family transcriptional regulator, whose protein sequence is MRLSRQRRMVLDLLWSEQSHLSARDIFEKLNARGRSIGHTSVYQNLEALQSAGVIECLDRANGRLYGYRSDPHSHLTCLDTGVIEDIDVELPDDLLDQIQRRTGFRIESYTLQLNGRRPLERYGQARYLDDNSY, encoded by the coding sequence ATGCGGTTAAGCCGTCAGCGCCGGATGGTGCTTGATTTGCTCTGGAGCGAACAAAGTCACCTCAGTGCCAGAGACATCTTCGAAAAGCTCAATGCCCGAGGGCGGAGCATTGGCCATACATCCGTCTATCAGAACCTGGAGGCCCTGCAGTCCGCTGGGGTGATCGAGTGTCTGGATCGTGCCAATGGTCGGCTCTACGGCTACCGCAGTGATCCCCACAGCCATCTCACCTGCCTCGATACCGGTGTGATCGAGGACATCGATGTGGAATTGCCGGATGATCTGCTCGACCAGATTCAACGGCGCACAGGCTTTCGGATCGAGTCCTACACCCTGCAGCTGAACGGGCGACGCCCACTGGAGCGATACGGCCAGGCTCGTTACCTTGACGACAACTCGTACTGA
- a CDS encoding DUF3685 domain-containing protein — MAPSAPVRILLLAQDLLGESLALQLTRQQSDWEVSLRPDALNGHPQIVIWSIDKLPSLSALQREVLLLQERWHPAPLLLLLPVNVEASRDQLLILSAEGLLQNGDCAQLQEAIDTLLQGGRTVRLQTVAPPSEPPSLGLAQSLLLSGLQQISNDLQVIEALLNPPPQSWLLCMLLEGRCRELRSARALLLWLWGPLQVGLEDAVSLRVPMQPSPSAGESTAITLRQRNALAVWNSIRERLDGSVQTGLSNATGRLLAIEGLHPDRRRELLLALLQQLDRVLARMRQEDPAPARWSSLQPELRRQALTAMAGSYVQIPRDGALQPVASTLLASADLEGVDDEMPDPASMLLPLLADQPVLVNGQLLPADDPRALLQLETLVSNWLVRTAELIGAELLEACGEWPELRRYLLGDRLLATRELDRLRNQLNNQLRWSEWIERPIQLYESHRTLFQLRGGRIEPLQLTEPRDQELNSLGWWQRQVALLLETRDALAPQLQALVRRLGDLAVVLLTQVLGRAIGLVGRGIAQGMGRSLGRG; from the coding sequence TTGGCTCCCTCAGCTCCGGTACGGATTCTGTTGTTGGCACAGGACCTGCTTGGGGAATCGCTGGCCCTGCAGCTCACCCGTCAACAGTCCGACTGGGAGGTGTCGCTGCGCCCGGATGCGTTGAACGGTCATCCCCAGATCGTGATCTGGTCCATCGACAAACTTCCATCCCTGAGCGCATTGCAACGGGAGGTGCTGCTGCTTCAGGAGCGCTGGCATCCGGCCCCATTGCTTCTGCTGTTGCCGGTGAATGTTGAGGCCAGCCGTGATCAGCTGCTTATCCTCAGCGCAGAAGGGCTGCTGCAGAACGGCGACTGCGCCCAGTTGCAGGAGGCCATCGATACCCTGCTGCAGGGTGGTCGGACCGTTCGGCTTCAAACCGTTGCGCCTCCGTCCGAGCCGCCTTCCCTAGGGCTGGCTCAGTCGCTGCTGCTCAGTGGACTGCAGCAGATCAGCAATGACCTGCAGGTGATCGAAGCCCTGCTCAATCCACCTCCGCAGTCTTGGTTGTTGTGCATGCTGCTGGAAGGCCGCTGCCGTGAGCTGCGCAGTGCTCGCGCGCTGCTGCTGTGGCTGTGGGGCCCTCTGCAGGTGGGTCTGGAGGATGCCGTTTCCCTGCGGGTGCCGATGCAGCCTTCCCCTTCAGCGGGGGAGTCGACGGCGATCACCCTGCGTCAACGCAATGCGCTGGCGGTGTGGAACTCCATCCGTGAGCGGTTGGACGGTTCTGTTCAGACCGGTCTCAGCAATGCCACCGGTCGCCTCCTGGCGATTGAGGGGCTGCACCCCGATCGTCGTCGCGAGCTGCTGCTGGCTCTGCTGCAGCAGCTGGATCGCGTGCTGGCACGGATGCGCCAGGAGGATCCAGCGCCGGCGCGCTGGTCGTCGCTTCAGCCCGAATTACGCCGACAGGCCCTTACCGCGATGGCCGGTAGCTACGTGCAGATTCCGAGGGACGGTGCTCTGCAACCGGTGGCCTCCACGCTGCTGGCCTCCGCCGACCTTGAGGGAGTCGATGACGAGATGCCGGATCCTGCCTCGATGCTGCTGCCGCTGCTGGCGGATCAGCCGGTGCTGGTGAACGGACAGCTGCTGCCGGCTGATGATCCAAGGGCACTGCTGCAACTGGAAACACTGGTGAGCAACTGGCTGGTGCGCACCGCTGAGTTGATTGGAGCTGAGCTGCTGGAGGCCTGCGGCGAGTGGCCGGAACTGCGCCGCTATCTGTTGGGGGATCGCCTGCTGGCGACCCGGGAACTGGATCGACTGCGCAATCAGCTAAACAACCAGCTGCGCTGGTCCGAATGGATTGAGCGACCAATTCAGTTGTACGAAAGCCACCGCACGTTGTTTCAACTCCGCGGTGGACGGATTGAACCGCTGCAGCTGACGGAGCCCCGCGATCAGGAGCTCAACAGCCTGGGGTGGTGGCAGCGTCAGGTGGCGTTGCTGCTGGAGACCCGAGATGCTCTGGCGCCTCAGCTGCAGGCCTTGGTGCGCCGTCTTGGCGATCTGGCCGTGGTGCTGCTCACCCAGGTACTGGGGAGAGCGATCGGTCTGGTCGGTCGAGGGATCGCCCAGGGGATGGGTCGCAGTCTGGGGCGCGGCTGA
- a CDS encoding thylakoid membrane photosystem I accumulation factor, producing the protein MGRLLPRVLCCVVALLLLVSPAQAVLNDDNYDGNIYALYAGNGSLVPPANTLEDTLADQRTAVIVYYLDDSAVSKRFAPVVSELQRLWGRSIDLLPLTIDPLQGRQPTGAADPASYWRGQIPQVVVIDPKGEVVFDQEGQVSLGSINDAISRATGLPAPELPAINQEGSFNEVNIEVTTR; encoded by the coding sequence ATGGGACGTCTGCTGCCTCGCGTTCTCTGTTGTGTTGTGGCGCTGTTGCTGCTGGTGTCTCCGGCTCAGGCCGTTCTCAACGACGACAACTACGACGGCAATATCTACGCCCTCTACGCCGGTAACGGCTCCCTAGTGCCCCCGGCCAACACCCTGGAAGACACCCTGGCTGACCAGCGCACGGCCGTGATCGTCTATTACCTCGATGACAGTGCCGTCAGCAAACGCTTTGCGCCTGTGGTTTCTGAACTGCAGCGTCTCTGGGGTCGGAGCATCGATCTGTTGCCCCTCACCATTGACCCGCTGCAGGGTCGTCAGCCGACCGGTGCTGCTGATCCCGCCAGTTACTGGCGGGGGCAGATTCCGCAAGTGGTTGTGATCGATCCCAAAGGCGAGGTGGTGTTTGATCAGGAGGGACAGGTCTCCCTCGGTTCGATCAATGACGCCATCAGCCGTGCCACCGGTCTGCCGGCCCCTGAGTTGCCGGCGATCAACCAGGAAGGCAGCTTCAACGAGGTGAACATCGAGGTCACCACCCGCTGA
- a CDS encoding F420-0:Gamma-glutamyl ligase yields the protein MSLLIAPLALGAGVAWLEARHRLRPASPLRLMARDWTITSLAGVLRVDGVLEISNPHSRMEVFVPELRVDPTLLGKADLSGLTVTTRIQADHPDEETRADGYWAAYIVKGRKTTRARVTIEIRGGAALELVDTLWVDVQWINYGPFGRLSRRQGVPVPLRCPDPLPADQAPWQSGEGCSVLPLKTHLLGPLDDPIEVLRRYAAPLLQPGDVLTIGETPLAVIQGRYQHPSEVEPGMVARLACRVFHPTSSLATACGMQTLIDVVGPTRVIAAWIGGLLMKLVSIPGGFYRLAGDQARLIDDITGTTPPYDQTIVLGPERSASFCAEASAALGVDVAIVDVNDLGRVKVLASSSGCDEPLLQRALKPNPAGNANQRTPLVLVRPGRG from the coding sequence GTGTCGCTGCTGATCGCCCCCCTGGCCCTCGGAGCGGGGGTGGCCTGGTTGGAAGCCCGCCACCGGTTGAGGCCTGCTTCTCCCCTGCGGCTGATGGCCAGGGACTGGACGATCACCTCCCTTGCGGGTGTGTTGCGTGTCGACGGTGTGCTGGAGATCAGCAACCCCCATTCACGCATGGAGGTGTTCGTGCCGGAGCTGCGGGTGGACCCCACCCTGCTGGGCAAGGCTGATCTCTCCGGTCTCACCGTCACCACAAGAATCCAGGCCGATCATCCCGATGAGGAGACCCGTGCTGATGGCTACTGGGCCGCATATATCGTCAAGGGCCGGAAGACCACCCGAGCCCGGGTGACGATTGAGATCCGTGGTGGCGCGGCGTTGGAGCTGGTCGACACGCTCTGGGTCGATGTGCAATGGATCAATTACGGCCCCTTCGGACGTCTCTCCCGCCGTCAGGGGGTTCCTGTGCCGCTGCGCTGTCCAGACCCGCTGCCTGCTGATCAGGCTCCCTGGCAGTCGGGAGAGGGCTGCAGCGTTCTGCCCTTGAAAACCCACCTGCTGGGCCCACTCGATGATCCGATCGAGGTGTTGCGGCGGTATGCAGCCCCTCTCCTTCAACCCGGCGATGTGCTCACGATCGGCGAGACACCGCTGGCCGTGATTCAAGGCCGCTACCAGCACCCAAGCGAGGTGGAACCAGGCATGGTGGCCAGGTTGGCCTGCCGGGTGTTTCACCCCACCAGCAGCCTGGCGACAGCGTGCGGAATGCAGACCCTGATCGATGTGGTGGGCCCCACCCGGGTGATCGCGGCCTGGATCGGCGGTCTGCTGATGAAACTGGTGTCGATTCCGGGTGGCTTCTATCGCCTGGCGGGGGATCAGGCCCGCCTAATTGATGACATCACAGGAACCACTCCGCCGTACGACCAGACCATCGTTCTGGGACCAGAACGGTCAGCGTCGTTCTGTGCCGAGGCCTCGGCGGCTCTTGGCGTTGATGTCGCCATCGTCGACGTCAACGATCTCGGTCGGGTCAAGGTGCTGGCCTCCAGTTCCGGCTGCGATGAACCACTGCTGCAGCGCGCCTTGAAGCCGAACCCGGCTGGCAATGCCAACCAGCGCACACCACTGGTTTTGGTGCGTCCAGGTCGCGGTTGA